The genomic window attaactctgaagataaaatgaaagaaagttAAATTCAACGTTCCTACTTATGCCCCCTTTAAAGCCAAAACTGTAGTTCCTAATATAAAAATtccgttatttatttaaatcttcgATATCAATTTcatcttcaatttattttttaactatttgagAATAGAGTGCTTggtagttttaatatttaaaattaataaaattttaagtgaaaGAAGTTTCACTTTTGATATATTATGTGCAATCGGAGCACATACCCTATCATTTTTAGTAATAGTGccttagtatttttttttaaatgaacttatttatttgattttactttttcattttgtagttaaaaaacCCTCCTGACATCAACACATAATATCTCATCATTAATATAGAagttaattattaacttttttatcaatttaaaataattataattatcattgTTTTTGCAATGGTTATACTTTTTGTgaattgattatattataatattaatactatgttattaaatattgtaatgaatttcatatgtttttttattattaattattaattgtgtgttatatttttattttattagattgaattactaattataatattaattggggctttaaatttagtatttgtatgttttaatcCTGGGAATTTCATTTATAGTATTTGGCTTGTGTTTATTTATTCGCATGGTCATTATAACATTACGGTATCACGAAATGGCGGATTACTATTTGATGGATTAGGCAACTGCCTAGGGTCCTCGGGGAAAGTCAGAGAGAAAGACAAATTTGTGCGTGAAGGTGCACAGGTAATTTActaagacttaaaaaaaaaattcggtggttaataaataaacacaagCCCGGTGCATTCTTTAAAGATATAATAATGTTCCTTAAAGAGAgagtttataatatatttgataataaaatattgaaaaagatttattaCGGGCATTATTAGCAGCTCACGTAAATATAAGGTGTAAAATACATATCAGaagtagttattgaaataaataccacgataggtactcgaaataaaattttatttttatttcgagtatcgtggtctttatttcaataaatatatctcaactcgaagtcaacaaaaattcattcttatataTCAGAAGCACTGAAAGTACCGTGTCCTGCGTCAATATGAaatcagaaaaattataattatattgattataactttaaaaatggaACATATTACATCCGATTTTAATGGAATTCACATTGAGCATTATGTTACGGCCAGTAGTGTAGGTATTAATTTGAATAGTAGCTTAATGTGTTTGGAGATATGCTGTTATGCATGATATATTGGGTTGTTATTGTTAACTAGTTAATATACTTTTGTTAACTAGTTGACTTAATTTCGTTAATAATTGTCgggtttaattaataaacgacCGCATGGATTAATTGACATTTTATTCTATCTTCAAACACTTCTCACCTCATTCTCCATCCAATCACACTGCATAATATCTATTATTATGCCTGACCTACACTTGTACATAAATCACATTTATGCCTGATATACACTCATGCCTGACATCCTCCTCTTTAACACAAATtagttacaaaattataaaaaacataaaacataattcTTAGcacaaattattgttaaaaaaaacatacacttaaattatcatgaatttatgattttaaatttcacaAATCTAACCTCCTAGGAGGTTTAATCAATCTTCCACTAGCCGTTCTATGGCTTGGTAACTTTGTTGGTAAGGTTTCTTCCGCACTTACTCTTTGTTGATCGCCTTGATTGTTAAGATCTTGCATATTTAATTCTTGACTACTTGCATTATCTGTAGCTGGTACATTTGGACTGGTATGATTTTGTCTAAGAAAGCCTTGATTGTTAAGATCTTGCGTATTTAATTCTTGACTACTTGCATTATCTGTAGCTGGTACATTTGAACTGGTGTGATTTTGTCTAAGAAACCACGAGTTTCTACGATATCTAATTCCTTCCGGGGTTTGGATAATGTAAGAATTCGATACAGGATGTTTGTCTATCACTTCGGCCGGAGTCCAATCCCGTGGAGCTCTTCTCCACAAAACTTTTTGCCCCACCTCGAATATTTGATTTGGTGTTTTACCTTTATCAGCCGTAGCTTTATGTTCAGTCTGCCATTTATTTAAAGCTTTTGAAACTTCAGCCGGATCTATTATTTTTGGCTGAAGACCGTGAGGTGGGCACGGTAACAGAGATTTAGTTTTTCTTCCCATTAATCTTTGAGCGGGAGAGCCGATGTTTCCTCTCGGTGTATTACGATTATTTAATAGAGCCAGATATATGTCAGAGttttcttttatacattttttaagtaaaatttttccttcTTGAACGTATCGTTCTGCGAGTCCATTGGATCTTGCAAAGTGAGGGCTAGATATTCTGTGCTTAATATTCCATTGATTCATGAATATCTGGAACTCTTGACTTGTAAACTGTGGACCTCCATCTGAGTTTAATTGATCTGGGATTCCAAACGTAGCAAACCATCTTTTTATAGCATTAATGGCCATCGACGTAGTTGTTGATTTTAGACAGACGAAGTCGAAAAATCCCGAATAGCTATCTGCTATTACAAGATAATCTTTTTGATTCAAAGAAAACAAATCGGTTGCCACAATTTGCCATGGTCTATTAGGAACTGGTTCTACTGTGAGGATTTCCATTGGTTTATCTTTTTGTATTGCTTGACAAATGGAACAAGCTTTTACATAATTACTGATATCTTGGCTAATCTTGGGCCAGAAGACATTTTCCCTAGCTATGCGGAGACAACTTTCCACTCCTTTGTGACTCCTATGTATTTCTCTGAGTATTATTGATTGGAAGCTCTTGGGAATGACTAGTTGTCCTCCTTTTACTACCAAACCTTCATAATAACCTAACTCttctttaaaactaaaatatgctTGAACGTCTAAAGGAAGTTCTTCTTTGCTGTTGGGCCAACCTTCttgaataagttttataaccTTGGGCAACGTTGGATCTTCTTGAATTTCTTCTTTCAACTGCTCTAATCTGGATTTTGATAACGGCACATTTACATGGATTGTGATGTTTGATCCGTTTTCATTTTCTGTTTGATCTATTTCAGAATAAGCGTCACGGCTAAAAATATCAGCTAAAACCATATCTGTCcctcttttatatttaattttcggaCAATATggcattatttcaaaaagtatacgCTGAAGCCGAGCTGGGGCACAATGTAGCGGTTTCTTAGCGATTGCTTCTAGCGGTTTATGATCCGTCTCTATAGTCAAATTTGGGTTCCCCCAGATAtatgaatgatattttttacaGCCAACTAGAATGGCCGTAGCCTCTTTTTCAATTTGGCTATAATTCAGTTGACTTGTGGTCAACGCTTTGGAGCTAAAAGCAACTGGTCGATCTCCTTGCAACAAAACAGCTCCTACTGAATGTTTACTGGCATCAACAGACAGAGTAATACTTTCATTTGgattataatgttttaatatggGGGCTGTTTTAATAGCAtctttgattttattaacagcTTGTGTATGCTCTGCTTCCCAACACCACTCCACGTCTTTAATTAGAAGTTTTCTTAAAGGCGCTGTCAATTCTGAtaaattgttgataaattttgacagatatgtaACCATCCCAATATACCTCTGCAGCTCCTTGACATTCTGTGGAATTTTTAGATTGTCGATtgctttcattttattttcatcaattccTAGGCCATGTTTTGATACGATATGTCCTAGAAATTTAACAACAGGAACGTTAAAAATGCATTTGTCCGGATTTAATTTTAGCCCAGCCTTTTTGATTCTATCTAGCACTGTTTTCGTGATCGTTTCCATTTCCGCTTCACACGACgcatgtattaatatatcatctaTGGCTACTTCCACTCCCTCTAAATCGCCCAGTAACGAAGACATCCAACACTGAAACACTTCGGGAGCTGATGCTAATCCAAATGGTAGCCGTAAACTACAATATCTACCCCACGGAGTGGCTATCCCCAAGTATTTCGAAGTTCGATCAGTAACTGGGATTTGCCAAAACCCTTTCGCACAATCTAATTTCGTAAATATTGATGAATTGTGTAGTTTTACCGCCACTTCCTCTATTGTTTTAAGCGGAAATTGTCTACGTCTGACATTTTTGTTTACGTCAGTTAAATCGATACAAATTCTGGGTTTATTGTTTTTCCAAACTACCACCATCGGGGAAACTGCTTGTGCTGGTTCCGTCATTGgagctattattttattttttaccattttttccaACTCTTCTTTGACTGCATTTCTTATTGAAAATGGAATTTTCCTTGGCGGAAAGATTTTAAACGATGGATTATCTATAAGATCAATATCATAAACATAACTGGTAGCACAACCAATTCCGGTGAATAAATCCCTGTCGTATTTAATGGTTTCCACTCTTTTCACTAGCCCCAAAGTTTCACATGTATTTTTCCCAATAATGCACTGGTGTCCCGAGGCTACAACtaagaattttaatataactttttgtCCTCTTTTTGTACGTATTTCCACGCTTGTTTCCCCAATTACTGGCGTTCTATTGTTACTATATGATATGAGTGATTTAACTTtagattttatcaatattaactTAGATTTTTTTACTTCGTCCATTGTTAAAATATCGGCTTGAGCACCCGTATCCAGTTTAAAATTTACTGTTTTGTTTTTCGGAAGTATCAATTTTTCTATCCAATCATTTTTGTCACAACTATTACTTTGAATGGACCCCACATAAATATTATCTTCCTCAGAACTTGAACGTATTGAAGAATTTTGATTCTCATTATCTTCACTAACCGTATTTACCTTTCGTAGTCGCGTACGGCAGGTTTCTTTAAAGTGCCCCGGAACTCCGCATTTTTGGCACTTCTTACCATACGCAGGACATGCGCGTTTTCCATGTTTGGAATTACAtcttctacaaaaaaaattgtcgttCGATTTTTCCGTAGTATGATCAGAACTAGaacgaatattatttttcctaATTTCATTGACTGGTAGTGTTTGTAGTTGTtctgaaattttcatttctgaAAGATGCTTTTCGGCTAATTCTGCCGCTCTGCATATAGAAACTGCTTTATCGTACTTTAGTTCATCttcagataataattttttacgaactTCATCGTTTATAATACCCACTACAATTTTATCACACAAAAGTTCATCTTTTAATGCGCCAAATTGGCATTTATTCACTTGATTTATAATCAGAgtcaaaaattcatcaaatgtTTGTTGCTGCGATtgcatcattttattaaaaagcaatctt from Chrysoperla carnea chromosome 2, inChrCarn1.1, whole genome shotgun sequence includes these protein-coding regions:
- the LOC123293569 gene encoding uncharacterized protein K02A2.6-like, giving the protein MTVIGPEALEIYDSLELSDAEKKDLIVIIEKFEKYFIPKQNKTYERLLFNKMMQSQQQTFDEFLTLIINQVNKCQFGALKDELLCDKIVVGIINDEVRKKLLSEDELKYDKAVSICRAAELAEKHLSEMKISEQLQTLPVNEIRKNNIRSSSDHTTEKSNDNFFCRRCNSKHGKRACPAYGKKCQKCGVPGHFKETCRTRLRKVNTVSEDNENQNSSIRSSSEEDNIYVGSIQSNSCDKNDWIEKLILPKNKTVNFKLDTGAQADILTMDEVKKSKLILIKSKVKSLISYSNNRTPVIGETSVEIRTKRGQKVILKFLVVASGHQCIIGKNTCETLGLVKRVETIKYDRDLFTGIGCATSYVYDIDLIDNPSFKIFPPRKIPFSIRNAVKEELEKMVKNKIIAPMTEPAQAVSPMVVVWKNNKPRICIDLTDVNKNVRRRQFPLKTIEEVAVKLHNSSIFTKLDCAKGFWQIPVTDRTSKYLGIATPWGRYCSLRLPFGLASAPEVFQCWMSSLLGDLEGVEVAIDDILIHASCEAEMETITKTVLDRIKKAGLKLNPDKCIFNVPVVKFLGHIVSKHGLGIDENKMKAIDNLKIPQNVKELQRYIGMVTYLSKFINNLSELTAPLRKLLIKDVEWCWEAEHTQAVNKIKDAIKTAPILKHYNPNESITLSVDASKHSVGAVLLQGDRPVAFSSKALTTSQLNYSQIEKEATAILVGCKKYHSYIWGNPNLTIETDHKPLEAIAKKPLHCAPARLQRILFEIMPYCPKIKYKRGTDMVLADIFSRDAYSEIDQTENENGSNITIHVNVPLSKSRLEQLKEEIQEDPTLPKVIKLIQEGWPNSKEELPLDVQAYFSFKEELGYYEGLVVKGGQLVIPKSFQSIILREIHRSHKGVESCLRIARENVFWPKISQDISNYVKACSICQAIQKDKPMEILTVEPVPNRPWQIVATDLFSLNQKDYLVIADSYSGFFDFVCLKSTTTSMAINAIKRWFATFGIPDQLNSDGGPQFTSQEFQIFMNQWNIKHRISSPHFARSNGLAERYVQEGKILLKKCIKENSDIYLALLNNRNTPRGNIGSPAQRLMGRKTKSLLPCPPHGLQPKIIDPAEVSKALNKWQTEHKATADKGKTPNQIFEVGQKVLWRRAPRDWTPAEVIDKHPVSNSYIIQTPEGIRYRRNSWFLRQNHTSSNVPATDNASSQELNMQDLNNQGDQQRVSAEETLPTKLPSHRTASGRLIKPPRRLDL